The proteins below are encoded in one region of Lonchura striata isolate bLonStr1 chromosome 1, bLonStr1.mat, whole genome shotgun sequence:
- the GOLGA4 gene encoding golgin subfamily A member 4 isoform X3, translated as MFKKLKQKISEEQVLPRGASAVPPQVPSKSPPSTGNRIRTTSFTDQNHESTVTPDKELLAGMIAEPAFLSEYTIFALDPTKQPKPQNDGVNLNKQPLPGSTENNGSEPVSPQQSDSQSFAQKLQLRVPSMESLFRSPVKETLFRSSSKESLVRSSSRDSLNRLDLEAFSPTFDSPSDIESETEEPLGNTDTFSKEQLLQRLRRMERSLGNYRGKYSELVSAYQVIQREKKKLQSILSQSQDKALRRIGELREELQMDQQAKKHLQEEFDASLEEKDQLISVLQTQVSLLKQRLQNGQMGTELPDQNVQSEPEVQSPMKEVSAESIVEPGSNEGDEDSVKTLETLNQRVKRQENLLQRCKATIRSHKERCAQLTNEKEALQEQLEERLQELEKMKDLHMAEKTKLITQLRDAKNLIEQLEQDKGMVIAETKRQMHETLEMKEEEVAQLRARIKQITTKGEELKEQKEKSERAAFEELEKAVSIAQKTEEARKKLQIEMDEKIKAVEKASEEERVNLQRELTRVKQEVVEIMKKSSEERVAELEKIHKKELDAKDQELNERLQAQEKVFQEKMKAALEKSQSECSKVLQEQKQQESLALEELELQKKAIQSECDKKVEKMHQEVETCRTRILELESSLAKYLQDDRRQSEELNTLLECEKNQHSKEINDMVEKHNKELENVKQQQEKFWIEKLEILKQQQITEIEKIREKQQQEIQTILEEKETIFCAHIEEMNEKTLKKLDVKQTELEALSSELSEALKIRQDLEQELSELNSKMCEAKQDLKGKLEEERKRHNKVIETMLKEHEMSIQGVEKVLKEELNKLKQSLEEKDRLLEELRAHERKMKESAERSEAELVQVSAKLEEQSIEDTKKVTTLTQQYECQLKDLQRKADEMKRSLTEKENEMEHVKKLQNEQVEELKQKLLAAEERISSLQEEYESKLKYQEKKVEKMKQKSKDLQETFKNKLAEQEAKLKKELENKQLEFSQKWSEFHTKIFEMAHASSSGINDAVSKLESNQEEQLDSFAEDHIRKLEEVIQCWEKKLNQQIEELKEQHAMELQEKEQEAGDLRQKLLIFSAEKEDSRTEIIQLKEERVKMEECLKELQEQLRQSVAKVNTLSDKESDMKTQLKKLESDLKQSLKQQTGLQEELSKQKAVEEKDKARITELADTLRAVEEKLQTLQSFQYKDHENYDKKLETIQLKETEFKRLSGELTAQLDAWKNAEASLQTKGNELIEKCSGKIGIITCKIADCERRTAKVKEAILIKTSKINELEAQLREITEHHSSVSTSLQKSMQELQKKDNLIMSLRADIARLVTENEQLQKEGGYHQQAASEKETCITQLRKELSENINAVTSMREELQEKQSEVSALNKTVTDLNIRLESTVSLTEKEAAISLLSKQHQEDRLQLLNQVEALSSRVEMLSQEKASALDQIDHCTAQLSEWKMKAQTRFTQNHDTIKDLQSKLELSNTEANKKDEELNKLKEQLAKQNRNLDCLKSELEQKQNRREKEENELTSKLEKQAAKIAELEKDLAQKTLENDSLLEELKKCNEQKNTEKEEITCQLHQAEMVACEKDNRYKKAEEKVLNLEKQIGSLKADFEAKEKEFDQMKSVILKRKEEELKELEERLNAENSTKLADLKKKAEQKIRCVKKQLLSQMDEKEQQFKQDREDQLRKLEQKVQEREAKIESLEEKIKSTRDSTELEKEMLEKVESVKAAVEQEKNNLLENVQQAYEEKMQVLQKGLTEKDALLQKYEKEQCESNDCHLELQNKQKELLKKLECVEKSHHEEQVRTKSLRKELEEQTKKYSLLADEHACCGSVLASSREELKVKEQKNLDMENIIEDLQKKMQEKEAISQSLELKIKELENNVVKKNEMLKIEMEDMTLRYEEKLKCLQQQLGERNDSLKTFEENAEEKSRSVLELQNLLVDMQNQKKDLETKLEETEGEKQKLRKEVNNLQKDIRTLRKEHQQELDIVKKESLEEMEQKIRCEQEDIELKHNSTLKKLIREFNTQLAQKEREFETAVKETISKAQEVENELIENHHIETTQLHKKIVEKDDDLKRTVKRYEEILESREEEMTAKVHELQAQLEDLQKEYKQRIAEEEHCNSEKVTITELKAQLAQKTTLVNDSKLKEQELKEQINVLEDQLKHYEKNMYVTSVGTPYRDGNLHHNDVSLFEEPTEIEYLRKVLFEYMMGRETKTMAKVITTVLKFPADQTQKILEREDARAVVSYFWLRPS; from the exons CTGTTAGCTGGGATGATAGCAGAACCTGCTTTTCTGTCTGAGTATACTATCTTTGCTTTGGATCCCACCAAACAACCTAAGCCACAGAATGACGGTGTG AACTTGAACAAACAGCCACTTCCTGGATCCACAGAAAACAATGGAAGTGAACCTGTCTCTCCACAG CAAAGTGACAGTCAGTCTTTTGCCCAGAAGCTTCAGCTTCGAGTTCCCTCCATGGAGTCTTTATTTCGAAGCCCAGTAAAAGAGACCCTATTTCGCTCTTCTTCTAAAGAGTCCCTAGTCCGAAGTTCTTCAAGAGACTCACTGAACCGACTAGACTTGGAAGCCTTCAGTCCCACCTTTGATTCACCTTCTGACATTGAAAGCGAAACTGAAGAGCCTCTTGGAAATACGGACACCTTCAgcaaagagcagctgctgcagcgtcTGCGCAGAATGGAGCGCAGTTTAGGCAACTATAGGGGAAAATATTCAGAG CTAGTGTCTGCTTATCAAGTTATCCAGCGGGAAAAGAAGAAGCTACAG AGCATTCTGAGTCAAAGCCAGGATAAAGCACTTCGCAGAATTGGAGAACTGAGAGAG GAGCTCCAGATGGATCAACAAGCTAAGAAACATCTCCAAGAGGAATTTGATGCTTCCTTAGAAGAAAAGGATCAACTAATTAGTGTCCTGCAAACTCAG GTGTCGTTGCTGAAACAGAGGTTACAGAATGGTCAGATGGGCACTGAATTGCCTGATCAAAATGTCCAATCAGAACCAGAAGTTCAAAGTCCAATGAAAGAAGTCAGTGCAGAAAGTATTGTGGAACCAGGAAGTAATG AGGGTGATGAAGATTCTGTTAAAACACTGGAAACTCTTAATCAGAGGGTGAAGCGCCAAGAGAACTTGCTGCAACGTTGTAAGGCGACTATTCGGTCACATAAGGAGCGCTGTGCCCAATTAACCAATGAGAAAGAGGCACTTCAAGAACAGCTGGAAGAGAGGCTTCAGGAGCTGGAAAAAATGAAG GACCTTCACATGGCTGAGAAGACTAAACTGATTACACAGCTACGTGATGCAAAGAATTTGATTGAGCAGCTAGAACAAGACAAG GGCATGGTAATTGCAGAGACAAAGCGGCAAATGCATGAAACACTGGAAatgaaggaggaggaggtagCCCAACTGCGTGCTCGAATCAAACAAATAACTACAAAAGGCGAGGAATtaaaagagcagaaagaaaaatctgaaagagCTG CTTTTGAAGAGCTTGAGAAGGCTGTAAGTATTGCCCAAAAGACAGAGGAAGCCCGGAAAAAACTGCAAATAGAAATGgatgaaaaaattaaagcagtaGAAAAGGCAAGTGAGGAAGAGAGAGTAAATCTTCAGCGGGAATTAACCAGAGTGAAACAAGAGGTGGTTGAGATTATGAAG AAATCTTCAGAGGAACGAGTTGCTGAACtagaaaaaatacataaaaaagaACTAGATGCCAAAGATCAGGAGCTAAATGAGAGATTACAGGCTCAAGAAAAGGTATTCCAGGAGAAGATGAAGGCAGCTCTT GAAAAAAGTCAGAGTGAGTGCTCAAAAGTCCTTCAAGAGCAAAAGCAGCAAGAATCCCTAGCTTTAGAAGAATTAGAGCTGCAGAAGAAAGCCATACAGTCTGAGTGTGACAAGAAAGTTGAGAAGATGCATCAAGAAGTAGAGACTTGTAGAACT AGGATTCTTGAACTGGAAAGCTCTCTTGCAAAGTATTTGCAAGATGACAGAAGGCAGTCAGAGGAATTAAATACTCTTCTAGAGTGTGAAAAAAACCAGCACAGTAAGGAGATAAATGATATGGTTGAAAAGCACAATAAAGAACTGGAGAATGTGAAACAGCAACAAGAAAAATTTTGGATAGAAAAACTTGAAATTTTAAAGCAACAACAAAtaactgaaatagaaaaaataagagagaaacAACAACAAGAGATACAAACCAttttggaagagaaagaaacaattttCTGTGCACACATAGAAGAGAtgaatgaaaaaacattaaaaaaacttgATGTGAAACAAACAGAATTAGAAGCATTGTCTTCTGAGCTATCAGAAGCATTAAAAATACGTCAAGATTTAGAGCAAGAGCTCTCAGAATTAAATAGTAAAATGTGTGAAGCTAAGCAAGACTTGAAAGGGAAGTTGGAAGAAGAGAGGAAACGGCACAATAAAGTAATTGAAACAATGTTAAAAGAGCATGAAATGTCTATTCAAGGTGTTGAGAAGGTACTCAAAGAGGAACTCAACAAGCTCAAACAGTcactggaggagaaggacagacTTTTGGAGGAGTTAAGAGCACATGAACGGAAAATGAAGGAATCTGCAGAAAGATCTGAAGCTGAACTTGTCCAAGTGTCTGCAAAGCTAGAGGAGCAAAGCATTGAAGATACGAAGAAAGTAACCACTCTAACACAGCAATATGAATGTCAACTGAAGGACCTACAAAGAAAGGCTGATGAGATGAAGAGAAGTCTGactgagaaggaaaatgaaatggaGCATGTGAAGAAGTTACAGAACGAGCAAGTGGAAGAGCTTAAACAGAAACTATTAGCTGCAGAGGAAAGAATTAGTTCTTTACAAGAAGAGTATGAAAGTAAACTGAAATATCAGGAGAAGAAAGTTgagaaaatgaaacagaaatcaAAAGATTTACAGGaaactttcaaaaataaactTGCTGAGCAGGAAGCTAAACTAAAAAAAGAGCTTGAAAACAAGCAGCTGGAATTCAGTCAGAAGTGGAGTGAATTCCATACTAAAATTTTTGAAATGGCGCATGCCAGCTCATCTGGAATCAATGATGCAGTGTCAAAACTGGAATCTAATCAGGAAGAACAACTAGACAGTTTTGCTGAGGACCACATAAGGAAATTGGAAGAAGTAATCCAGTGTTGGGAAAAGAAACTTAATCAGCAGATTGAAGAGCTCAAGGAACAACATGCAATGGAACTGCAAGAGAAAGAGCAGGAAGCTGGAGACCTGAGACAGAAGCTTTTAATCTTCAGTGCTGAAAAGGAGGACTCCAGAACAGAAATAATACAACTGAAGGAAGAACGAGTGAAAATGGAGGAATGCCTGAAGGAATTGCAAGAACAGCTAAGGCAGTCAGTGGCTAAAGTGAATACTTTGTCAGATAAGGAAAGTGATATGAAAACACAGTTGAAAAAATTGGAAAGTGATCTTAAACAGTCCCTGAAACAGCAGACAGGACTTCAGGAAGAACTCAGTAAACAGAAAGCAGTTGAAGAGAAGGACAAAGCCAGAATTACTGAGCTGGCTGATACACTGAGAGCCGTTGAAGAAAAACTCCAAACTCTGCAATCTTTTCAGTATAAAGATCATGAAAATTATgacaaaaaattagaaacaatTCAGCTAAAAGAAACAGAGTTTAAAAGGTTGTCAGGAGAACTTACAGCCCAGTTAGATGCTTGGAAGAATGCTGAAGCTTCATTGCAAACTAAAGGCAATGAATTAATTGAAAAATGTAGTGGAAAAATTGGCATAATAACATGTAAAATTGCAGACTGCGAGCGCCGAACTGCAAAGGTTAAAGAAGCAATATTAATCAAAACAAGTAAGATAAATGAACTAGAAGCTCAACTTAGAGAAATAACAGAGCATCATTCTTCTGTTAGTACTTCTTTGCAAAAGTCAATGCAAGAACTGCAGAAGAAGGACAATTTAATTATGTCCTTGAGAGCTGACATCGCACGACTTGTAACAGAAAATGAACAATTGCAGAAAGAGGGAGGATATCATCAGCAAGCAGCATCAGAGAAAGAAACTTGCATAACACAGCTGAGGAAAGAGTTATCTGAAAATATCAATGCTGTCACATCAATGAGGGAAGAACTCCAGGAAAAACAGTCTGAAGTGTCTGCTCTCAACAAAACAGTTACTGATCTTAATATTAGACTTGAAAGCACAGTAAGTTTAACAGAGAAGGAAGCAGCCATATCTCTGTTAAGCAAACAACATCAAGAGGATCGGTTACAGTTGTTAAATCAAGTAGAAGCGTTATCATCCAGAGTTGAGATGCTGAGTCAAGAAAAAGCATCAGCTCTTGATCAGATAGATCATTGCACGGCCCAGCTGTCAGAGTGGAAGATGAAAGCGCAAACCAGGTTTACACAAAATCATGACACTATCAAAGATTTGCAGAGCAAACTTGAATTAAGCAATACTGAAGCCAATAAAAAAGATGAAGAGCTAAATAAACTGAAGGAACAGCTGGCTAAACAAAACAGGAATCTTGAttgtttaaaaagtgaattggaacaaaagcaaaacaggagggaaaaggaagaaaatgagtTAACCTCAAAGTTagaaaaacaagcagcaaaAATTGCTGAACTAGAAAAAGACCTTGCTCAGAAAACATTAGAAAATGATTCCTTGTTGGAGGAACTTAAAAAGTGTAATGaacaaaaaaacacagagaaagaagaaataacttGTCAACTCCATCAGGCAGAGATGGTGGCTTGTGAAAAGGATAATAGATATAAGAAGGCTGAAGAAAAAGTGCTTAATCTTGAGAAGCAGATAGGTTCACTGAAAGCTGATTTTGAAGCAAAGGAGAAGGAATTTGATCAAATGAAGTCAGTGATACttaaaaggaaagaggaagaactGAAAGAATTAGAAGAGAGACTGAATGCAGAGAACAGCACTAAGCTGGCTGAtctgaaaaagaaagcagagcaaAAAATACGTTGTGTTAAAAAGCAATTACTGTCTCAGATGGATGAAAAGGAACAGCAATTTAAGCAAGATAGGGAGGATCAGTTAAGAAAGTTGGAGCAGAAAGTACAGGAGAGAGAAGCCAAAATTGAATccttagaagaaaaaattaagtcAACAAGAGATTCCACAGAATTAGAGAAGGAGATGTTGGAAAAAGTAGAGAGTGTAAAAGCTGCTgtagaacaagaaaaaaataacttacTTGAAAATGTCCAACAGGCATACGAAGAAAAAATGCAGGTGTTACAGAAGGGCTTAACTGAAAAAGATGCATTATTACAGAAGTATGAGAAAGAACAATGTGAGAGTAATGACTGTCATCTAGAActgcaaaacaaacagaaagaacTCCTTAAAAAACTAGAATGTGTTGAGAAGAGCCATCACGAAGAGCAGGTTAGGACGAAAAGTCTCAGGAAAGAACTTGAggagcaaacaaaaaaatattcattgttAGCAGATGAGCATGCTTGTTGTGGCAGTGTTTTAGCAAGCAGTAGGGAAGAATTGAAagttaaagaacaaaaaaatcttgatATGGAGAATATAATTGAAGacctacaaaaaaaaatgcaggaaaaggaGGCAATCAGTCAATCTTTAGAACTGAAGATAAAAGAGTTAGAAAATAATGtagtgaagaaaaatgaaatgcttAAGATTGAGATGGAAGATATGACTTTAAGATATGAAGAAAAGCTAAAATGTCTACAGCAACAGTTGGGTGAAAGAAATGACAGTCTGAAAACTTTTGaggaaaatgctgaagaaaagtCCAGATCTGTTTTGGAGCTGCAGAACTTACTAGTTGATATGCAGAACCAGAAGAAAGACTTAGAGACTAAACTGGAAGAGACTGaaggagagaaacagaaattacGCAAAGAGGTGAATAATCTTCAAAAAGACATACGTACTCTGCGAAAGGAGCATCAGCAAGAGCTTGACATAGTAAAGAAGGAGTCattggaggaaatggagcaaaAAATCAG ATGTGAACAAGAAGACATTGAGTTAAAGCACAACTCCACCTTAAAGAAGTTAATAAGAGAGTTCAATACTCAGCTCGCTcaaaaagagagagaatttGAAACAGCAGTAAAAGAGACAATCA gtaAAGCCCAGGAGGTAGAAAACGAACTGATAGAAAATCATCACATAGAGACAACACAGTTGCATAAAAAAATTGTTGAAAAAGATGATGATCTAAAAAGAACTGTGAAAAGATATGAAGAAATCCTTGAG